A genomic segment from Leucoraja erinacea ecotype New England chromosome 39, Leri_hhj_1, whole genome shotgun sequence encodes:
- the LOC129714496 gene encoding asialoglycoprotein receptor 2-like, whose product MMKAKLLVINSNLEQTYIVQNMDSSSWIGLHDTAVEGTWRWVDGTHYDLNVKFWGETQPDQQRDEDCALMHPDGTWHDWPCSSTHFFICEKPEE is encoded by the exons ATGATGAAAGCCAAGCTCTTGGTCATTAACAGTAATCTGGAGCAG ACGTACATTGTGCAGAATATGGATTCTTCTTCTTGGATTGGACTCCATGACACTGCTGTGGAAGGCACCTGGCGTTGGGTAGATGGGACACATTATGACTTGAATGTAAA GTTTTGGGGGGAAACTCAACCCGATCAACAACGGGATGAAGACTGCGCTCTGATGCATCCCGACGGAACATGGCACGATTGGCCATGCAGTTCCACTCATTTCTTCATCTGTGAAAAGCCAGAAGAGTGA